The DNA sequence AACTATTCACTTAGCTGGAAGTATAATTTCAGTAACTTCATTTACTGTATCTGTTTTAATGATGAACCAGATGAATTATAGTTTAGCTGTAATGTTACCATACTTACTTATGTTAGGAGTTGCTATGGTTGCAGCACCGGGAGCACCAGGAGGAGCTATAATGAGTGCACTTCCATTTTTACCTATGGTAGGAATACCATCAGATGGAGGGCTTGCAAGTTTAATGATAGCTCTATACATAACTCAGGATAGTTTTGGTACTGCGGCGAACATATCAGGGGATAATGCAATAGCTGTAGTAATAGATCAAATAAATAATAAATCAATTAAAAAAGTTAAGGCATAGCAAAACAAGAGTTAACCAAATTTTTAGAAAAATTATTTTGTAGATTTTATGCTGGGATGAAAATTCATTCCAGTATTTTTATTTAATTTCTTTATTATTTGAATATAGATTCACGTAATACATTTCTTGTTATGTTTTTAAATAAGTTTAAGTAAATTATATGTTGAGTATAATTCTATTGAGATAGGTAAATTTCATAATAGTAGAAAATAAGTTATAGATAGAATTAAGATAGATTAAACGTACAGTCTAAATTAATAAAATAGATTTAAATAATTATAAATATTTTAATTACTGATAGTATAATTAATAGACATGCATTATTTATAGATATATTAATTGAAAATGGAATTTTAAATAAATAGATAAAGTTAGACAACTAAAAATTAATCTATATTGAAGTTAACTCCCATACCTAAGATTAATTTCCTTGATATGGGAGTTTCTTATTAAATTAAACAACATTATGTTCATAGATATTTATCCAAACTGCTTGTGATAATAATATAAAACTACAAACCCACACAGCCTTAGTACTTATAGCGATAGATATTAGAGTCCCTGGAATAGCTCCTAATGCAAAGGAGAAAGTAAGACATGTAAAAATAATTAACTTTCTTATGGAATCTTTACTTTTTTCGTCTAATGCATTATATAATAATTGACCAACATTTCTAATATTTCCTGTACATATAGTTGTGTTAAATGCAATACCAAGGCATTCTCTAAATAAACACAGCTGATATCCCATAAAAAAAGAAACAAGATTAGTAACAATAATATCTGGGCAAGAAGTAGGTATAAGTCCTATAAAAAACAATGAGATTGCTTCTAAAATCAGGGCTAGCTTTCTCCAATCTCCTTTGAATTTATGTATTATAAGTAAAGCTTTAACTAGCTCACTAAATGCAGCACCTAATATACAAGCAACAATTGGAATAAAGAAGCTTAGTGCATTTTGCCACTGACCAAGTGCTATGTTAATTCCTAATTTAGACATATTAGCAGTGTGCATATTAGCTAATATATTATGTCTTGTAATGTAGGTATATCCATTCATATATCCTCCAACAATGGTTATTATCATAATAAATATAGGCTTTTCCCAAGGAGGAACTTTATGTTTTATTTGATTATTATTTTTCATATAATTTTACCTCTTAATATGTGAATATCACTATTAATAATATATATTATACCCTAAATTAGGATAGTTATTTAAAGGCATTTAGTCTTTTAACTTATGATATTTAAAGTTTAAAATACAATATAAAAGCGAAATGATATAAATACCCCCCCTTGCTTTTAAATCAGAACTGCTATACACTATAATTAGTTAGAAATAAAACTTAATTGGAAAATGAAAAAGAACCGTCTTTAAAAGAAGGGCT is a window from the Paraclostridium sordellii genome containing:
- a CDS encoding YoaK family protein, which gives rise to MKNNNQIKHKVPPWEKPIFIMIITIVGGYMNGYTYITRHNILANMHTANMSKLGINIALGQWQNALSFFIPIVACILGAAFSELVKALLIIHKFKGDWRKLALILEAISLFFIGLIPTSCPDIIVTNLVSFFMGYQLCLFRECLGIAFNTTICTGNIRNVGQLLYNALDEKSKDSIRKLIIFTCLTFSFALGAIPGTLISIAISTKAVWVCSFILLSQAVWINIYEHNVV